A window of Aeromicrobium sp. Sec7.5 genomic DNA:
CCCCCGAGCTGTGGGCCCAGGAGACCGAGCTCCTGAACTTCCCGTTCGCCGCCACGAACACCTCGATCCTCGTGGCGTCGTCGATCACCTGCCAGCTGGGCGTGTTCGCCGCCGCGCGCGGCAAGGCTGGTCGCAGCGCCGGCATCCTCAACGTGCGCCAGTGGGGCATGCGCGAGTGGTTCATCCTCTCGTTCGCCATGGGCGCGGTCTTCGTGGCCGGCCAGGCCACCGAGTACGCCGAGCTCATCGAGCACGGCCTGACCCTCTCCTCGTCGGCCTACGGCAGCCTCTTCTACCTCGCGACCGGCTTCCACGGCATCCACGTCGTCGCCGGCCTGATCGCGTTCTTGCTCGTCGTCGGACGCACCTTCGTGACACGCAAGTTCACCCACGAACAGGCGATCAGCGCGATCGTCGTGTCGTACTACTGGCACTTCGTGGACGTCGTCTGGGTGGCGCTCTTCGCCTCCATCTACATCCTGCAGTGAGCAAGGCTCACCTAAGGAATCGCTGATCTATCCGGCGGGTCGGCTCGTGTCGATGCGCTGGTGTTGGTGGAATCGCGGGAGAATTGGGCATGCGCAGCGTGCAGTCTTCGTTCACTGACGTCGAGTACGGGAATCGTCGGCGGGTTTTTCGCCGTGAAGAGTTCCGGTCCCCGGCTCGACAACCCCCAGCAGAACCCGAGCGGTCCCACATACCGTCTAGCACTCAGCCGGTGACCTCGCACGAACGAATGACGCCCGTGACTGCCCTCTCGGTGGTGGTGAGGGTCAAGGGGTGCCGCACGATCTCCCGATCAGAGGCGGGGATGGTGATCGTCTTCTCACCGACGATCGAGTGATCGAGCGCCTGCGCGTAGACACTGCACGTGACCGCTGTGGGCTCCGGCCGGATGATCTCCAGCTCAAGGTCGATCTGGGTGTCGGAGACGACGTCGAACGAGTACACCTCGGTCGACACGGGGCGCGGCTGCAGCGCAATCCACGCCGCCCACGCCACCCCCAAGCTGATGCCGACGCCGGCGACGACCCACCACAACCAGCGCGGCGAGGTGCGGGTGCCGTAGCGATCGGTGAGGTCGGTCATGGGTCCAGTGTCTCATCAAGGTTCACCTGACCCGAGATACTGGCGGGTGGAGGAACGGCCGCGACTGATGCACGTGGCGACGTGCACCGGGGGCGAGCGCGGATCGATTCTGAATCCGAGCTTTCAGCACCCAGGCATCTAGGACGACCCCGATCTCATCACCGAGATCCGGCGCGAGGAGATGGAGCGCGCCCGCGACATCCTCGGCGTCACCCAGGACTGGCTCGGCTGGGTCGACTCCGGCTGGCCCGACGGCGACCCGAAGCCGCCCCTGCCGGAGGGCTGCTTCGCGCTGGTCCCACTCGAGGAGGCCGCGGCGCCGCTCGTGCGTCTCATCCGCTCGTTCCGTCCGCACGTCCTCACGACGTACGACGAGAACGGCGGCTACCCGCACCCCGACCACATCAAGTGTCACGAGATCAGCGTCTTCGCCTACGAGGCGGCTGCCGATCCTGAGCTGTACCCCGAGCTGGGGGAGCCGTGGCAGGTCAGCAAGCTCTACTACCAGGGTGGGTTCACCCGTGAGCGACTCGAGAAGGTCGGCGCCGCCATGGTCGCGCGCGGCCTCGAGAACCCGTACGTCGACTGGCTGAAGGACCGAGGTCCCAGGTCGGACCGCGGCGATCGCACCACGACGCGGGTCGAGTGTGCCGAGTACTTCCACGTCCGCGACGCCGCACTGATCGCACACGCCACGCAGATCGACCCGGACGGCTTCTGGTTCGCCGTGCCGCGGGAGGTCCAGACGGAGGCCTGGCCCACCGAGGACTTCGAGCTGGTCGACAGCAAGGTGCCCACGACCCTGCCCCAGGACGACTTGTTCGCAGGCCTACGCTGAACCCATGTACGACATCGCGAGCAGCGTGCTCGACGTCTCCGGAAGGGTGCTGGTCGCCGCCGGTGACCTGATCGTCGCCTCCGGTGAGCGCCGGGAGCTGGACCCCAACATCGTGAAGCCCGGCTGGGTCGCGCTCCTCATCTTCGTCGCCATGGCCGTCACGCTCGCCCTGCTGATGTGGTCCTTCGCGCGCATCTCGCGCCGCGCCCGTGACCCGTGGGAGGGCGAGGCCGCCGACGAGGGCGACCGCTCCCCCGACAGCCCGGCCGCCCAGCGCCGCGACGACGCCTGAGCCCAGCTCATGGCCAACCGCCTCGCTGACGCCCAGTCGCCATACCTGCAGCAGCACGCCGACAACCCGGTCGACTGGTGGGAGTGGACCGGCGAGGCCTTCGCCCTG
This region includes:
- the ctaE gene encoding aa3-type cytochrome oxidase subunit III — translated: MATTSAIPASRLHGQEGRPSMVTVGTIIWLASDLLFFAALFAAYFTVRNVTPELWAQETELLNFPFAATNTSILVASSITCQLGVFAAARGKAGRSAGILNVRQWGMREWFILSFAMGAVFVAGQATEYAELIEHGLTLSSSAYGSLFYLATGFHGIHVVAGLIAFLLVVGRTFVTRKFTHEQAISAIVVSYYWHFVDVVWVALFASIYILQ
- a CDS encoding DUF4307 domain-containing protein is translated as MTDLTDRYGTRTSPRWLWWVVAGVGISLGVAWAAWIALQPRPVSTEVYSFDVVSDTQIDLELEIIRPEPTAVTCSVYAQALDHSIVGEKTITIPASDREIVRHPLTLTTTERAVTGVIRSCEVTG
- the mca gene encoding mycothiol conjugate amidase Mca codes for the protein MRREEMERARDILGVTQDWLGWVDSGWPDGDPKPPLPEGCFALVPLEEAAAPLVRLIRSFRPHVLTTYDENGGYPHPDHIKCHEISVFAYEAAADPELYPELGEPWQVSKLYYQGGFTRERLEKVGAAMVARGLENPYVDWLKDRGPRSDRGDRTTTRVECAEYFHVRDAALIAHATQIDPDGFWFAVPREVQTEAWPTEDFELVDSKVPTTLPQDDLFAGLR
- a CDS encoding DUF255 domain-containing protein, which translates into the protein MANRLADAQSPYLQQHADNPVDWWEWTGEAFALARVQVSGLRGPRHRCNPN